In Takifugu flavidus isolate HTHZ2018 chromosome 5, ASM371156v2, whole genome shotgun sequence, the following proteins share a genomic window:
- the rhobtb4 gene encoding rho related BTB domain containing 4 isoform X1, producing MWVNSGTVGRALSMDIDTDYERPNVETIKCVVVGDNAVGKTRLICARACNATLTQYQLLATHVPTVWAIDQYRVCQEVLERSRDVVDEVSVSLRLWDTFGDHHKDRRFAYGRSDVVVLCFSLANPNSLRHVRTMWFPEIKHFCPRTPIILVGCQLDLRYADLDAVNRARRPLAKPIKPTDILPPERGHEVAKELGIPYYETSIVAQFGVKDVFDNAIRAALISRRHLQFWKSHLKKVQRPLLQAPFLPPRPPRPIIGIPDPPPTDGEGPDSLFCQPLCADVLFLLQAGSTRVFAHKVYLATSCSKFYDLFTLDLGGSFVVQKGEDEENKENFESGEEDEQSRRGAKEQAGRTKSLDIDKDGVDGGVRGLNRPQLLQQGSLRTSQSDNALPSRAIYSLGALGTGRALSGWGRGFLSVCLEHVDDPVTGRPRLMTVVAMDALIQEEPFKAVLQYLYTGSLDEGRGDLMQVATIAELLEVFDLRMMVANVLNRESFMNQEITKAFHVRRANRIKECLNKGTFADVVFRPDDGCLPAHKPLLISSCNWMAAMFRGSFMESYIEEVPIPNTSTACMRGVLEFLYSGLLTPCPGLEPMELIVLANRLCLPRLVALTEQHAADELLQLAVKGGDIDGQVLAYLEVAQFHNAKQLSAWCLHHICTNYNSICRKFPKDMKAMSSENQRHFEKHRWPPVWFLKEEDRYLRSQKEREREEEILRKQHTKRGWCFWRHPSSSPHVS from the exons ATGTGGGTCAATTCCGGAACCGTCGGAAG GGCCCTCTCCATGGATATAGACACAGACTATGAACGGCCCAATGTGGAAACCATTAAATGTGTGGTGGTAGGGGATAATGCAGTAGGTAAGACCAGGCTAATCTGCGCCCGGGCCTGCAATGCCACCCTCACACAATATCAGCTGCTTGCCACCCACGTGCCAACTGTCTGGGCCATCGACCAGTACCGTGTATGCCAGGAG GTATTAGAGAGATCTCGTGATGTCGTGGACGAGGTCAGTGTGTCCCTGAGGCTGTGGGACACATTTGGAGATCATCACAAGGACAGAAGATTTGCCTATGGCAG GTCTGATGTCGTGGTTCTGTGCTTCTCTCTGGCTAATCCCAATTCCCTGCGCCATGTTCGCACCATGTGGTTCCCGGAGATCAAGCACTTTTGTCCCCGGACGCCCATCATTCTGGTTGGCTGCCAGCTGGATCTGCGCTACGCCGACCTGGACGCGGTTAACCGTGCACGGCGACCCCTAGCCAA ACCCATCAAGCCTACAGATATTCTTCCCCCAGAGAGGGGCCACGAGGTGGCCAAAGAGCTCGGCATTCCCTACTATGAGACCAGCATCGTTGCCCAGTTTGGAGTCAAAGACGTTTTTGACAACGCCATCCGAGCTGCCCTCATCTCCCGGCGCCACCTGCAGTTCTGGAAGTCCCATCTGAAAAAGGTCCAGAGGCCTCTTCTGCAGGCGCCCTTTCTGCCTCCACGGCCACCGCGCCCCATCATTGGCATCCCCGACCCCCCTCCCACCGATGGCGAAGGCCCCGACTCTCTCTTCTGCCAGCCTTTGTGCGCAGACGTCCTTTTCCTTCTGCAGGCCGGCTCCACTCGAGTCTTTGCACACAAAGTCTATTTGGCTACCTCCTGCTCCAAATTCTATGACCTCTTCACCCTGGATCTTGGTGGGTCCTTCGTGGTCCAAAagggggaggatgaagagaacaAAGAGAACTTTGAGAgtggggaggaagatgagcagagcagaagaggagctaAGGAGCAAGCAGGGCGCACTAAGAGCCTGGACATTGACAAAGATGGCGTTGATGGAGGCGTGCGGGGCCTGAATcgaccacagctgctgcagcagggctCTTTGAGGACTTCCCAGAGTGACAACGCGCTCCCATCTCGAGCCATATACTCCCTGGGCGCGTTAGGGACCGGGCGAGCGCTTTCAGGATGGGGGAGAGGattcctgagtgtgtgtctggagcACGTTGATGATCCCGTCACTGGGCGACCGAGACTGATGACTGTCGTTGCCATGGATGCACTTATACAAGAGGAACCGTTCAAG GCGGTGCTTCAGTACCTGTACACGGGCAGTCTGGACGAGGGCCGGGGAGATCTGATGCAGGTGGCCACCATCGCCgagctgctggaggtgtttgacctgaggatgatggtggcaaACGTGCTCAACAGAGAGAGCTTCATGAACCAGGAGATCACCAAGGCCTTCCACGTGCGCAGAGCCAACCGCATCAAGGAGTGCCTCAACAAGGGGACTTTTGCTG ATGTGGTGTTCCGCCCGGATGACGGCTGCCTCCCAGCCCACAAGCCCCTGCTCATCTCCAGCTGCAACTGGATGGCTGCCATGTTCCGCGGCTCCTTCATGGAGAGTTACATCGAGGAG GTACCCATTCCTAATACCAGCACTGCCTGCATGCGTGGGGTGTTAGAGTTCCTTTACTCTGGCCTGCTGACACCCTGTCCCGGTCTGGAGCCCATGGAACTCATCGTTCTGGCCAATCGTCTGTGTCTGCCACGCCTCGTTGCCCTCACTG AACAGCACGCTGCTGACGAGCTCCTCCAGTTGGCGGTCAAAGGGGGCGACATCGACGGACAGGTGCTGGCTTACCTGGAGGTTGCGCAG TTTCACAACGCCAAGCAACTGTCGGCGTGGTGCCTCCATCACATCTGCACTAACTACAACAGCATCTGCCGCAAGTTTCCCAAAGACATGAAGGCGATGTCTTCAG AAAACCAGCGTCACTTTGAGAAGCATCGCTGGCCTCCCGTGTGGTTCCTGAAGGAGGAGGACCGCTACCTGCGCTCGCAGAAGGAGCGCGAGCGTGAGGAGGAGATCTTGCGTAAGCAGCACACCAAACGGGGCTGGTGTTTCTGGAGACACCCATCGTCCTCCCCTCATGTCTCCTAA
- the rhobtb4 gene encoding rho related BTB domain containing 4 isoform X2 yields the protein MDIDTDYERPNVETIKCVVVGDNAVGKTRLICARACNATLTQYQLLATHVPTVWAIDQYRVCQEVLERSRDVVDEVSVSLRLWDTFGDHHKDRRFAYGRSDVVVLCFSLANPNSLRHVRTMWFPEIKHFCPRTPIILVGCQLDLRYADLDAVNRARRPLAKPIKPTDILPPERGHEVAKELGIPYYETSIVAQFGVKDVFDNAIRAALISRRHLQFWKSHLKKVQRPLLQAPFLPPRPPRPIIGIPDPPPTDGEGPDSLFCQPLCADVLFLLQAGSTRVFAHKVYLATSCSKFYDLFTLDLGGSFVVQKGEDEENKENFESGEEDEQSRRGAKEQAGRTKSLDIDKDGVDGGVRGLNRPQLLQQGSLRTSQSDNALPSRAIYSLGALGTGRALSGWGRGFLSVCLEHVDDPVTGRPRLMTVVAMDALIQEEPFKAVLQYLYTGSLDEGRGDLMQVATIAELLEVFDLRMMVANVLNRESFMNQEITKAFHVRRANRIKECLNKGTFADVVFRPDDGCLPAHKPLLISSCNWMAAMFRGSFMESYIEEVPIPNTSTACMRGVLEFLYSGLLTPCPGLEPMELIVLANRLCLPRLVALTEQHAADELLQLAVKGGDIDGQVLAYLEVAQFHNAKQLSAWCLHHICTNYNSICRKFPKDMKAMSSENQRHFEKHRWPPVWFLKEEDRYLRSQKEREREEEILRKQHTKRGWCFWRHPSSSPHVS from the exons ATGGATATAGACACAGACTATGAACGGCCCAATGTGGAAACCATTAAATGTGTGGTGGTAGGGGATAATGCAGTAGGTAAGACCAGGCTAATCTGCGCCCGGGCCTGCAATGCCACCCTCACACAATATCAGCTGCTTGCCACCCACGTGCCAACTGTCTGGGCCATCGACCAGTACCGTGTATGCCAGGAG GTATTAGAGAGATCTCGTGATGTCGTGGACGAGGTCAGTGTGTCCCTGAGGCTGTGGGACACATTTGGAGATCATCACAAGGACAGAAGATTTGCCTATGGCAG GTCTGATGTCGTGGTTCTGTGCTTCTCTCTGGCTAATCCCAATTCCCTGCGCCATGTTCGCACCATGTGGTTCCCGGAGATCAAGCACTTTTGTCCCCGGACGCCCATCATTCTGGTTGGCTGCCAGCTGGATCTGCGCTACGCCGACCTGGACGCGGTTAACCGTGCACGGCGACCCCTAGCCAA ACCCATCAAGCCTACAGATATTCTTCCCCCAGAGAGGGGCCACGAGGTGGCCAAAGAGCTCGGCATTCCCTACTATGAGACCAGCATCGTTGCCCAGTTTGGAGTCAAAGACGTTTTTGACAACGCCATCCGAGCTGCCCTCATCTCCCGGCGCCACCTGCAGTTCTGGAAGTCCCATCTGAAAAAGGTCCAGAGGCCTCTTCTGCAGGCGCCCTTTCTGCCTCCACGGCCACCGCGCCCCATCATTGGCATCCCCGACCCCCCTCCCACCGATGGCGAAGGCCCCGACTCTCTCTTCTGCCAGCCTTTGTGCGCAGACGTCCTTTTCCTTCTGCAGGCCGGCTCCACTCGAGTCTTTGCACACAAAGTCTATTTGGCTACCTCCTGCTCCAAATTCTATGACCTCTTCACCCTGGATCTTGGTGGGTCCTTCGTGGTCCAAAagggggaggatgaagagaacaAAGAGAACTTTGAGAgtggggaggaagatgagcagagcagaagaggagctaAGGAGCAAGCAGGGCGCACTAAGAGCCTGGACATTGACAAAGATGGCGTTGATGGAGGCGTGCGGGGCCTGAATcgaccacagctgctgcagcagggctCTTTGAGGACTTCCCAGAGTGACAACGCGCTCCCATCTCGAGCCATATACTCCCTGGGCGCGTTAGGGACCGGGCGAGCGCTTTCAGGATGGGGGAGAGGattcctgagtgtgtgtctggagcACGTTGATGATCCCGTCACTGGGCGACCGAGACTGATGACTGTCGTTGCCATGGATGCACTTATACAAGAGGAACCGTTCAAG GCGGTGCTTCAGTACCTGTACACGGGCAGTCTGGACGAGGGCCGGGGAGATCTGATGCAGGTGGCCACCATCGCCgagctgctggaggtgtttgacctgaggatgatggtggcaaACGTGCTCAACAGAGAGAGCTTCATGAACCAGGAGATCACCAAGGCCTTCCACGTGCGCAGAGCCAACCGCATCAAGGAGTGCCTCAACAAGGGGACTTTTGCTG ATGTGGTGTTCCGCCCGGATGACGGCTGCCTCCCAGCCCACAAGCCCCTGCTCATCTCCAGCTGCAACTGGATGGCTGCCATGTTCCGCGGCTCCTTCATGGAGAGTTACATCGAGGAG GTACCCATTCCTAATACCAGCACTGCCTGCATGCGTGGGGTGTTAGAGTTCCTTTACTCTGGCCTGCTGACACCCTGTCCCGGTCTGGAGCCCATGGAACTCATCGTTCTGGCCAATCGTCTGTGTCTGCCACGCCTCGTTGCCCTCACTG AACAGCACGCTGCTGACGAGCTCCTCCAGTTGGCGGTCAAAGGGGGCGACATCGACGGACAGGTGCTGGCTTACCTGGAGGTTGCGCAG TTTCACAACGCCAAGCAACTGTCGGCGTGGTGCCTCCATCACATCTGCACTAACTACAACAGCATCTGCCGCAAGTTTCCCAAAGACATGAAGGCGATGTCTTCAG AAAACCAGCGTCACTTTGAGAAGCATCGCTGGCCTCCCGTGTGGTTCCTGAAGGAGGAGGACCGCTACCTGCGCTCGCAGAAGGAGCGCGAGCGTGAGGAGGAGATCTTGCGTAAGCAGCACACCAAACGGGGCTGGTGTTTCTGGAGACACCCATCGTCCTCCCCTCATGTCTCCTAA
- the rhobtb4 gene encoding rho related BTB domain containing 4 isoform X3: protein MDIDTDYERPNVETIKCVVVGDNAVGKTRLICARACNATLTQYQLLATHVPTVWAIDQYRVCQEVLERSRDVVDEVSVSLRLWDTFGDHHKDRRFAYGRSDVVVLCFSLANPNSLRHVRTMWFPEIKHFCPRTPIILVGCQLDLRYADLDAVNRARRPLAKPIKPTDILPPERGHEVAKELGIPYYETSIVAQFGVKDVFDNAIRAALISRRHLQFWKSHLKKVQRPLLQAPFLPPRPPRPIIGIPDPPPTDGEGPDSLFCQPLCADVLFLLQAGSTRVFAHKVYLATSCSKFYDLFTLDLGGSFVVQKGEDEENKENFESGEEDEQSRRGAKEQAGRTKSLDIDKDGVDGGVRGLNRPQLLQQGSLRTSQSDNALPSRAIYSLGALGTGRALSGWGRGFLSVCLEHVDDPVTGRPRLMTVVAMDALIQEEPFKAVLQYLYTGSLDEGRGDLMQVATIAELLEVFDLRMMVANVLNRESFMNQEITKAFHVRRANRIKECLNKGTFADVVFRPDDGCLPAHKPLLISSCNWMAAMFRGSFMESYIEEVPIPNTSTACMRGVLEFLYSGLLTPCPGLEPMELIVLANRLCLPRLVALTEQHAADELLQLAVKGGDIDGQVLAYLEVAQVRPDTDLYFTTPSNCRRGASITSALTTTASAASFPKT, encoded by the exons ATGGATATAGACACAGACTATGAACGGCCCAATGTGGAAACCATTAAATGTGTGGTGGTAGGGGATAATGCAGTAGGTAAGACCAGGCTAATCTGCGCCCGGGCCTGCAATGCCACCCTCACACAATATCAGCTGCTTGCCACCCACGTGCCAACTGTCTGGGCCATCGACCAGTACCGTGTATGCCAGGAG GTATTAGAGAGATCTCGTGATGTCGTGGACGAGGTCAGTGTGTCCCTGAGGCTGTGGGACACATTTGGAGATCATCACAAGGACAGAAGATTTGCCTATGGCAG GTCTGATGTCGTGGTTCTGTGCTTCTCTCTGGCTAATCCCAATTCCCTGCGCCATGTTCGCACCATGTGGTTCCCGGAGATCAAGCACTTTTGTCCCCGGACGCCCATCATTCTGGTTGGCTGCCAGCTGGATCTGCGCTACGCCGACCTGGACGCGGTTAACCGTGCACGGCGACCCCTAGCCAA ACCCATCAAGCCTACAGATATTCTTCCCCCAGAGAGGGGCCACGAGGTGGCCAAAGAGCTCGGCATTCCCTACTATGAGACCAGCATCGTTGCCCAGTTTGGAGTCAAAGACGTTTTTGACAACGCCATCCGAGCTGCCCTCATCTCCCGGCGCCACCTGCAGTTCTGGAAGTCCCATCTGAAAAAGGTCCAGAGGCCTCTTCTGCAGGCGCCCTTTCTGCCTCCACGGCCACCGCGCCCCATCATTGGCATCCCCGACCCCCCTCCCACCGATGGCGAAGGCCCCGACTCTCTCTTCTGCCAGCCTTTGTGCGCAGACGTCCTTTTCCTTCTGCAGGCCGGCTCCACTCGAGTCTTTGCACACAAAGTCTATTTGGCTACCTCCTGCTCCAAATTCTATGACCTCTTCACCCTGGATCTTGGTGGGTCCTTCGTGGTCCAAAagggggaggatgaagagaacaAAGAGAACTTTGAGAgtggggaggaagatgagcagagcagaagaggagctaAGGAGCAAGCAGGGCGCACTAAGAGCCTGGACATTGACAAAGATGGCGTTGATGGAGGCGTGCGGGGCCTGAATcgaccacagctgctgcagcagggctCTTTGAGGACTTCCCAGAGTGACAACGCGCTCCCATCTCGAGCCATATACTCCCTGGGCGCGTTAGGGACCGGGCGAGCGCTTTCAGGATGGGGGAGAGGattcctgagtgtgtgtctggagcACGTTGATGATCCCGTCACTGGGCGACCGAGACTGATGACTGTCGTTGCCATGGATGCACTTATACAAGAGGAACCGTTCAAG GCGGTGCTTCAGTACCTGTACACGGGCAGTCTGGACGAGGGCCGGGGAGATCTGATGCAGGTGGCCACCATCGCCgagctgctggaggtgtttgacctgaggatgatggtggcaaACGTGCTCAACAGAGAGAGCTTCATGAACCAGGAGATCACCAAGGCCTTCCACGTGCGCAGAGCCAACCGCATCAAGGAGTGCCTCAACAAGGGGACTTTTGCTG ATGTGGTGTTCCGCCCGGATGACGGCTGCCTCCCAGCCCACAAGCCCCTGCTCATCTCCAGCTGCAACTGGATGGCTGCCATGTTCCGCGGCTCCTTCATGGAGAGTTACATCGAGGAG GTACCCATTCCTAATACCAGCACTGCCTGCATGCGTGGGGTGTTAGAGTTCCTTTACTCTGGCCTGCTGACACCCTGTCCCGGTCTGGAGCCCATGGAACTCATCGTTCTGGCCAATCGTCTGTGTCTGCCACGCCTCGTTGCCCTCACTG AACAGCACGCTGCTGACGAGCTCCTCCAGTTGGCGGTCAAAGGGGGCGACATCGACGGACAGGTGCTGGCTTACCTGGAGGTTGCGCAGGTTCGTCCTGACACGGACCTTTA TTTCACAACGCCAAGCAACTGTCGGCGTGGTGCCTCCATCACATCTGCACTAACTACAACAGCATCTGCCGCAAGTTTCCCAAAGACATGA